In Deinococcus sp. QL22, the following are encoded in one genomic region:
- a CDS encoding VWA domain-containing protein has product MPLSPFLSLLPLLTPAPAAASASTLLGLSTPPLHVVIAADMTGSSKNPAFGYAAQAKLLTQSVLLNQVRSGDTVTLLRVCAGVQTVADFKFQSQNGARMGKADILRYTNALTQPCTGKGSAITAALAQARSMAARTAGVGDVVIMFTDGATLDDPKRAALGITVKGILNASATRLLFFAGLSPERGADGNSVRDSFTKALGTGVNDKRLLMAGAYDLNNVYPTFADAAKKARR; this is encoded by the coding sequence ATGCCCCTCTCCCCCTTCCTCTCCCTGCTGCCGCTGCTGACGCCTGCCCCCGCTGCGGCCAGCGCCTCTACCCTGCTGGGCCTCAGCACGCCGCCGCTGCATGTGGTCATTGCCGCCGACATGACGGGCAGTTCCAAGAATCCGGCCTTCGGGTACGCGGCACAGGCCAAACTACTGACCCAGAGCGTGCTGCTGAATCAGGTACGCTCCGGCGACACGGTCACGCTGCTGCGCGTGTGCGCGGGCGTGCAGACGGTGGCCGACTTCAAATTCCAGTCTCAGAACGGGGCGAGGATGGGTAAGGCCGACATTTTGCGCTACACCAATGCCCTGACCCAGCCCTGCACGGGCAAGGGCAGCGCGATTACGGCGGCGCTGGCACAGGCCCGCAGCATGGCGGCCCGCACCGCTGGCGTGGGCGACGTGGTGATTATGTTTACCGATGGCGCCACACTGGACGACCCCAAACGCGCCGCGCTGGGCATCACCGTGAAGGGGATTCTGAATGCGTCTGCCACCCGCCTCCTGTTTTTTGCAGGCCTCAGTCCAGAGCGCGGGGCCGATGGAAACTCGGTGCGGGACAGCTTTACCAAAGCGTTGGGCACAGGTGTAAACGACAAGCGGTTGCTGATGGCCGGAGCCTACGACCTGAACAACGTGTATCCGACCTTTGCCGACGCCGCCAAAAAAGCGAGGCGCTAG
- a CDS encoding DUF1905 domain-containing protein: protein MTFEFSGPLWFWKGPAPWYFITVPTEQSAELKAASRFVTYGWGMIPVQAQIGSTTWTTSLFFKDEHYVIPIRANVRKAEGLEEGAEVAVQMTLG, encoded by the coding sequence ATGACCTTCGAGTTCAGCGGCCCCCTCTGGTTCTGGAAGGGGCCAGCGCCCTGGTACTTCATCACCGTTCCTACCGAGCAGAGCGCCGAACTGAAAGCCGCCTCCCGGTTCGTCACCTACGGCTGGGGCATGATTCCCGTTCAGGCTCAGATCGGCAGCACCACATGGACTACGTCGTTATTTTTCAAAGACGAGCATTACGTCATTCCCATCCGCGCCAACGTGAGGAAGGCGGAAGGGCTGGAAGAGGGTGCAGAGGTGGCCGTGCAGATGACTCTGGGATGA
- a CDS encoding META domain-containing protein, producing MRLLLSTFALAAGLGSAQSATPAPLNGIWTLTHVTPQVKPDLSLAPVQLVIVGGQLRGSIGCGTYAGTIRAARNRLTIQVAPLPPRPNERCLYAQPLAFHAALNASTGYLISGNTRQLVLFSKTTRLTFERIGYVTPAKP from the coding sequence ATGCGCCTCCTCCTGTCTACTTTTGCTCTTGCTGCTGGCTTAGGTTCAGCTCAAAGCGCCACGCCTGCTCCCCTCAACGGCATCTGGACATTGACCCACGTGACGCCGCAAGTGAAGCCGGACTTGAGTCTTGCCCCAGTGCAACTCGTGATTGTGGGTGGACAACTCCGCGGCAGCATCGGCTGCGGCACCTACGCGGGAACGATTCGGGCGGCCCGCAACCGCCTGACCATTCAAGTTGCGCCCCTGCCACCGCGTCCCAACGAGCGGTGTTTGTACGCTCAGCCCCTCGCTTTTCACGCGGCCCTGAATGCATCTACGGGCTACCTGATCAGCGGCAACACCCGGCAATTGGTGCTGTTTTCTAAGACCACCCGCCTGACCTTCGAGCGAATCGGCTACGTCACGCCTGCCAAACCCTAG
- a CDS encoding prepilin-type N-terminal cleavage/methylation domain-containing protein, whose translation MHHHTQGFTLLELLVVIAIIGILAAVLIPNLLSARQVAKERTAQMFASNVTHVTFAWMADSPRRTVADLPTDCKAPTELPNENGSDSGYSWGAPPDVVTTCEIGAKADGTLSVKVVTDRSTYVNGAPE comes from the coding sequence ATGCATCACCATACGCAAGGCTTCACTTTGCTCGAATTGTTAGTGGTCATTGCTATCATTGGCATTCTCGCCGCCGTGCTGATTCCCAATCTGCTCAGTGCACGCCAGGTCGCTAAAGAACGTACTGCCCAAATGTTTGCTTCAAACGTCACTCACGTCACTTTCGCTTGGATGGCTGATAGTCCGCGCCGCACTGTGGCGGATTTGCCTACGGACTGTAAAGCGCCTACCGAACTTCCCAACGAGAATGGCAGTGACAGTGGGTACAGCTGGGGAGCCCCGCCTGATGTGGTCACCACTTGTGAGATTGGGGCCAAAGCTGACGGAACATTGAGCGTTAAAGTCGTGACCGACCGTTCCACATACGTGAATGGTGCGCCTGAGTAA
- a CDS encoding type II secretion system protein, protein MKNNTQGFTLIELLIVIAIIGILAAVLIPNLLGARKSATARAGQAHNTSVYKAAVANLASDNAATSESVIGTMDADCTKAVEGTYPVDAAPSGVDTCALLVNGSDDFFVNTTMKDSGNLKKFQNGKEVTEFATAAVTP, encoded by the coding sequence ATGAAGAACAATACACAAGGCTTCACCCTGATTGAGTTACTTATAGTCATTGCGATTATTGGGATCCTGGCCGCTGTGCTGATCCCCAACCTGTTGGGTGCCCGTAAGAGCGCCACTGCCCGCGCTGGACAGGCCCACAACACCAGCGTCTACAAGGCCGCCGTCGCTAACCTGGCCAGCGACAACGCGGCAACCTCTGAGAGCGTTATTGGTACCATGGATGCTGACTGCACGAAGGCCGTCGAAGGTACCTATCCTGTGGACGCTGCGCCTTCAGGCGTCGATACCTGCGCCCTCCTTGTCAACGGCTCCGACGACTTCTTCGTGAACACCACGATGAAAGACTCCGGCAATTTGAAGAAGTTTCAGAACGGCAAGGAAGTCACGGAATTCGCTACCGCTGCTGTCACTCCCTGA